The proteins below are encoded in one region of Deltaproteobacteria bacterium:
- a CDS encoding ribonuclease H-like domain-containing protein — MDKRIVLDLETKRTFDEVGGRDHLDQLQITVVGVYDYSAQEYRTYEEREIGALQNQLIDASLIVGFNHVSFDFPVLQPYLSIDLKKLPAFDIMLDLQGKLGHRIGLDSVAQATLGAGKTGHGLDAIRFFREGKIKELKEYCLNDVKVTKEVFDYGIEKGKVHFLSKIGNQKKDVEVDWKKYKKPETPAGTKLEAQYKLF; from the coding sequence ATGGACAAAAGAATCGTCCTCGATCTGGAAACCAAACGGACCTTCGATGAAGTCGGGGGGAGGGATCATCTCGATCAACTTCAAATTACGGTCGTTGGAGTCTACGACTATTCTGCGCAAGAATACCGCACGTACGAGGAACGCGAGATCGGCGCCCTGCAGAATCAGCTGATCGACGCCTCGCTGATTGTCGGCTTTAATCATGTCAGTTTCGACTTTCCCGTCCTTCAACCCTATCTTTCCATCGACCTGAAAAAACTCCCGGCCTTCGATATCATGCTCGATCTTCAAGGCAAACTGGGCCATCGCATTGGCCTCGATTCGGTGGCGCAAGCCACCCTCGGCGCCGGCAAGACCGGGCATGGGCTGGACGCCATCCGTTTTTTTCGCGAGGGGAAAATAAAGGAGCTGAAGGAATACTGCCTGAACGACGTAAAGGTGACCAAAGAGGTCTTTGACTACGGCATCGAAAAGGGGAAGGTTCACTTTCTCTCCAAAATCGGAAACCAGAAGAAAGATGTGGAGGTCGACTGGAAAAAATACAAGAAACCGGAAACGCCCGCCGGGACGAAGCTGGAGGCGCAGTACAAATTATTCTGA